The following proteins are encoded in a genomic region of Zea mays cultivar B73 chromosome 9, Zm-B73-REFERENCE-NAM-5.0, whole genome shotgun sequence:
- the LOC115066720 gene encoding uncharacterized protein LOC115066720 — protein MARGVRLAAGGGLVVVGAPWLLIAVLVHSSLLGSTVLTAVDAARASSAFVVTTTTAPLRTSTTMAPAPSPADGSTLGTDDSKRKVPTGSNPLHN, from the coding sequence ATGGCCCGGGGAGTGAGGCTGGCGGCGGGCGGCGGGCTGGTGGTGGTCGGGGCGCCGTGGCTCCTCATCGCCGTCCTCGTCCACTCCTCCTTGCTCGGCTCCACCGTCCTCACGGCCGTCGACGCCGCCCGCGCGTCGTCGGCGTTCgtggtgacgacgacgacggcccCGCTGCGGACGTCGACGACGATGGCTCCCGCGCCGTCACCCGCCGACGGCAGCACGCTCGGGACGGACGACAGCAAGAGGAAAGTGCCCACCGGCTCCAACCCCTTGCACAACTAA
- the LOC103639337 gene encoding transcription factor bHLH30 — MGGHGDHHHHHQEVGVLVDDDGDDEELEHQGRACGGATSGGVVEQGVGDGGSAGHQDAAGMAFEASISSVGSVSAATTMAPPQILCWPPPPQQQQLQQHHNLGGGHHQSPFFPLLQPPPPPPPPPPQPPFFADLYARRALQLAYDHHHSGGGGGPSTSSDPLGLYMGHPHHHQQHAGPGMMMMMPPPFASSSSPFGDFVGRMTAQEILDAKALAASKSHSEAERRRRERINAHLARLRSLLPNTTKTDKASLLAEVIQHVKELKRQTSEITEEACQLPTESDELTVDASSDEDGRLVVRASLCCDDRADLLPDLVRALKALRLRALKAEITTLGGRVKNVLLITADDSSAAAGCHDDGGAAAPDDDDDDRQEEAAPVSVSSQQHTVASIHEALRAVMERTAAASAAEDSGAAAAGLKRQRTTSLSAILENSRSI; from the exons ATGGGTGGTCACGGCGACCACCATCACCACCACCAGGAAGTTGGAGTGCTcgtcgacgacgacggcgacgacgaggaGCTCGAGCACCAGGGGAGGGCCTGCGGTGGCGCCACGAGCGGAGGAGTGGTGGAGCAAGGGGTAGGGGATGGCGGCAGTGCTGGTCATCAAGACGCTGCGGGCATGGCGTTCGAGGCGAGCATCAGCAGCGTGGGGAGCGTGAGTGCAGCAACGACCATGGCGCCGCCCCAGATCCTCTGCTGGCCACCGCCGCCGCaacagcagcagctccagcagcaCCATAACCTCGGCGGTGGCCACCACCAGTCCCCGTTCTTCCCGCTcctgcagccgccgccgccgccgccgcctcccccgCCGCAGCCGCCCTTCTTCGCCGACTTGTACGCGCGGCGCGCGCTCCAGCTCGCGTACGACCACCACCattcgggcggcggcggcggcccgtcCACGTCGTCGGACCCGCTCGGCCTCTACATGGGGCACCCGCACCACCACCAGCAGCACGCCGGCCcagggatgatgatgatgatgcccCCGCCCTTCGCGTCCTCGTCGTCGCCCTTCGGGGACTTCGTCGGGCGGATGACCGCGCAGGAGATCTTGGACGCCAAGGCGCTGGCCGCGTCCAAGAGCCACAGCGAGGCCGAGCGCAGGCGCCGCGAGCGCATCAACGCGCACCTCGCGCGCCTCCGCAGCCTCCTGCCCAACACAACCAAG ACAGACAAGGCGTCGCTGCTGGCGGAGGTGATCCAGCACGTCAAGGAGCTGAAGCGGCAGACGTCGGAGATCACGGAGGAGGCGTGCCAGCTCCCCACCGAGTCCGACGAGCTCACCGTCGACGCGTCCAGCGACGAGGACGGCCGCCTCGTCGTGCGCGCGTCGCTCTGCTGCGACGACCGCGCCGACCTGCTGCCGGACCTCGTCCGCGCGCTCAAGGCGCTCCGCCTGCGCGCGCTCAAGGCCGAGATCACCACCCTCGGCGGCCGCGTCAAGAACGTCCTCCTCATCACCGCCGACGACAGCAGCGCCGCCGCCGGATGCCACGACGACGGGGGGGCGGCGGCgccggatgacgacgacgacgaccggcaggaggaggcggcgcccGTGTCCGTGTCGTCGCAGCAGCACACGGTCGCGTCCATCCACGAGGCCCTGCGCGCCGTCATGGAGCGCACGGCGGCGGCGTCGGCCGCCGAGGACTCGGGAGCGGCCGCCGCCGGGCTCAAGCGGCAGCGCACGACGAGCCTTTCGGCGATCCTAGAGAACAGCAGGTCCATCTAG